CTCTGTCGGGAAACCTGAGAGTTTCACCGGGCCGCCCCAGCGAGACTGGGCCCGGATTACACCGTCGGTGGCGCTGCCGCGAAGGCAACGCGCTTTCCAGAGTGTCGATAGCGCGCACGGTCCCTTGGCCTGAGAGTTTCCGGGGCGGTTGCTCCTTCGGCGCCGGGCGGCTGCGTTCGCCCGGGCTCTCCCATGCGCGCCTGCCGGGGAATCGCTTTCCCGGCCGACAGCGGCGCGATGCGGCATGCGCGGGGGCCGGTCAATGCCCATCTGCGGTTGGCCGCGACAAGCGGTGCCTGCCGTGCGCGGCTCCAGCCGCTCCGGCGGCTCAATCGAGGTTGGGACGAAGCCAGCGGGCCGCGGTTTCGACGTCGACGCCGCGCCGCTGGGCGTAGTCTTCCACCTGGTCGCGGCCGATCCGCGCGACGCCGAAATACTGGCTTTCCGGGTGGCCGAAATAGAACCCGCTTACGGCTGCCGTGGGGAACATGGCGAAGTTTTCCGTCAACTCGACGCCCGTGTTTCTTTCAGCATCGAGCAGTTCGAACAGGATGGGCTTCAGGCTGTGGTCGGGGCACGCGGGGTAGCCCGGCGCGGGGCGAATCCCGCGGTATTCTTCCTTGATCAGGGCCTGTCCGGTGAGCTGCTCGTTCGGCGAATAGGCCCACAGGTCGGTGCGCACGTGCTGATGCAGGCGTTCGGCAAATGCTTCGGCCAGACGGTCCGCCAGGGCCTTCAGCAGAATATCGGAGTAATCGTCCTTGTCGGCCCGGAAGCGCGCCGAGTGCGGCTCGATCCCATGAATGCCGACCGTGAACCCGCCGATCCAGTCACCGGACGGATCGATGAAGTCGGCCAGGCACATGTTGGCGCGGTCGCGGCTTTTCTTCACCTGCTGGCGCAGGAAGGGGAGCACGACGTGGCGCTCCTCCTCAACGAGATGGATCGTGACGTCGTCGCCGTCACGGGCGCAGGGCCACAGGCCGGCGACGCCCTTCGCGGTGAACCATTTCTCTGCCACGATCCGGTCGAGCATGGCGTCGGCATCCGCCTTCAGGCTGCGCGCGGTGTCGCCGACGACGTCGTCCTGCAGGATCGCGGGATAATTGCCGTGCAATTCCCACGCACGAAAGAACGGCGTCCAGTCGATAAACTCGCGCAAGTCGGCAAGATCCCACTCGGGGAAAGCGTGAACCCCCGGGTGCAGCGGGACGGCGGGCTTGTCGGCATAGGCGGGATCGTAGAAGTTGGCCCGCGCCTCCTCCAGCGACAGCAGCACGCTCTGCGCCTTGCCTTCGCGCGCCTGCCGCACCTTGGCATATTCGCCCGCGGTTTCTTCTACGAACGCGTCGCGCTGGGTATCGCTCAGCAGCCGGCTCGCGACCCCGACCGCACGGCTTGCGTCGAGGACGTGGACCACAGGCCCATCGTACTTCGCGTCGATCCGCAGGGCGGTGTGCACCTTGCTGGTCGTCGCCCCACCGATCAGCAGGGGCATCGTCATGCCGGCGCGCGCCATCTCTTCGGCCACCGTCACCATCTCGTCGAGCGAAGGGGTGATGAGGCCCGACAGGCCGATCATGTCCGCCTGGTTGTCGTTTGCGGTCTCAAGGATCTTCGCCCAGGGAACCATGACGCCGAGATCGATCACTTCGTAGCCGTTGCACTGCAGGACCACGCCGACGATGTTCTTGCCGATATCGTGCACGTCGCCCTTCACCGTCGCCATGACGATGCGGCCCTTGGACGTATCGGCGAGCCCGCGTTCTTCCTTTTCGGCTTCGATGAACGGGATGAGGTGCGCCACCGCCTTCTTCATGACGCGGGCGGACTTCACCACCTGGGGCAGGAACATCTTGCCGCTGCCGAACAGGTCCCCGACCACGTTCATGCCGTCCATCAACGGACCTTCGATGACTTCGATCGGCCGGTCGAATGCCTGGCGCGCTTCCTCCGTATCCTCGACGATGAAGCCATCGATGCCCTTGACCAGGGCATGCTCTATCCGGCGCGTGACCTCCCACCCGCGCCATTCCGCCGCGGCCTTGTCGTCTTCCTTCGACCGGCCCTTGTAGCTTTCGGCGAGCGCGATCAGGCGCTCGGTGGCTGTCTCGAACCCACTGCCCTCCGGAGGGGTGCGCATCAGGATCACGTCTTCGCACGCATCGCGCAGGACGGGGTCGATCTGGTCGTAGATATCGAGCTGGCCGGCGTTCACGATCGCCATGTCGAGCCCGGCGGGGATTGCGTGGTAGAGGAACACCGAGTGCATCGCCCGGCGCACGGTCTCGTTTCCGCGAAAGCTGAAGCTAAGGTTCGAAAGACCCCCCGAATAGTGCGCGTGGGGGCACAGCGTGCGGAGTTCGGCGACAGCCTCGATGAAGTCGAGCGCGTAGCGGTCGTGTTCCTCGATCCCGGTCGCGACGGCGAACACGTTGGGATCGAAGATGATGTCTTCTGGCGGGAAGCCGATGCCGGTGAGAAGGTCGTAGGCGCGCTTACAGATCGCGACCTTGCGCTCCTTCGTGTCCGCCTGGCCCGTCTCGTCGAACGCCATGACCACCGCGGCCGCGCCATAGTCCATGCACTTGCGGGCCTGATCGAGGAACGCCGCCTCGCCTTCCTTCATGCTGATGGAATTGACGATGGGCTTGCCGCTGACGCACTTGAGGCCAGCCTCGATCACCTCCCACTTGGAGCTGTCGATCATCACCGGCACGCGGGCGATATCGGGTTCCGCCGCGATCAGCTTGAGGAATGTCGTCATGGCATGGACCGCGTCGAGCAGCCCTTCGTCCATGTTGACATCGATCACCTGCGCGCCGTTTTCGACCTGCTGGCGCGCGACCTCGACCGCAGCGGCGTAATCATCCGCCATGACAAGCTTCTTGAACGCCGCCGATCCGGTGACATTCGTGCGCTCGCCGACGTTGACAAACTGGGAGCCGGCGGGGCGGGCTGGAGTATCGGTACGCAAGGTGGGTATCCCAGAAAGAGTAAAGATCGCGCGCTTCAGGCGACACAGCCGACCGGTCAGGCGGCCATCGTGAACGGCTCCAGCCCGGCGAGGCGCGTGGCCACGGGCGGCGTCGGCAGTTGGCGGGGCGCCAGCCCCTTTACCGCCTCGGCGATGGCCCTGATGTGGGCGGGGCCTGATCCGCAGCATCCGCCCAGCACGTTGACCTGGCCATGGTCGGCCCACTCGCGGACGAAGCCGGCGGTCTCGCCCGGCTGTTCGTCATATTCGCCAAGGTCGTTGGGCAGTCCGGCGTTGGGATAGACCATGATCGGCGCGTCGGCGATCTCGGCCAGGGTCTTGACGTGGGGGCGGAGCTGGGTCGCGCCGAACGAGCAGTTGAGCCCGATCGTCAGCGGCCTGGCGTGGCGGACCGCGTACCAGAACGCTTCCACCGTATGGCCCGACAGATTGCGCCCCGAAAGGTCCGTCAGCGTCATCGACAGCATGATCGGAACGTGTCGAAGAGAATTCTCTTCGAGCTGTTTTACGGCCATTATCCCGGCTTTCGCGTTCAATGTATCGAAGACGGTCTCGATGAGGATGAAATCCGCCCCGCCTTCGACCAGCGCCTCGGCCTGTTCGCGATAGACGTCGACCAGCGTATCCCAGTCGATCTCGCGATAACCGGGATCTTCGACATCGGGCGAAAGCGACAGCGTCTTGTTGGTCGGGCCGACCGATCCCGCGACGAAGCGGGGGCGGCCGTCCCTTGCCTCGAACTCGTCGGCCACCTTGCGCGCCAGGCGGGCGCTCGCGATGTTGATATCGCGGACCAGATGTTCGGCGGCATAATCGGCCTGGCTGATCCGGTTGGCCGAGAACGTGTTGACCGAGGCGATGTCCGCCCCCGCCTCGAAGTAGGCGCGGTGAATGCTCTCGGGCACCTCCGGCCTGGTCAGTGCCAGGATGTCGTGATTGCCCTTCTGGTCCTTGGCGAGGTTGAGCGATCCGGCATAGTCCGCCTCGCTGAGGCCGAATCCCTGGATCTCGGTACCGAAACCGCCGTCGTTGATGAGGATGCGCTTGGCGCACTCGGCCAGGAACTGCTCACGCTTGGTCATGCGGTATCTCCCACCGGGCGGCGGCCGAGAAGATGGCAGATGGCATAGCTCAGCTCAGCGCGGTTGAGGGTGTAGAAGTGGAACTTGCGGACGTCGCCTGCATAGAGCCGGCGGCAGAGTTCGGCCGCGACGGTCGCGGCGACCAGCTGGCGCGCGGCGGGCCGTGCATCGAGCCCGTCGAACAATGTCTCCATCCACGCCGGGATCGCCGTGCCGCACAGGCCGCTCATCTTCTGGACGCTGGCGAAGCTCATGACTGGCATGACCCCGGGAACGATCTCGCGCGAAATGCCCGCGGCGGCCGCCCGGTCGCGGAAACGGAAGAAGCAATCAGGTTCGAAGAAGAACTGGGTGATCGCCCGGGTGGCGCCGGCATCGAACTTGCGCTTCAGGTTGTCGAGGTCCGCGCGCTCGTCGGCGGAGTCGGGGTGCTTTTCGGGATAAGCGGCGACGGAAATCTCGAACGGGGCGATGCGCAGCAATCCCGCGATCAATTCGGCCGCATTGGCATAGCCATCCGGATGCGGCCGGTAGCAGCCCCCGGGATCGGACGCATCGCCGCGCAGGGCGACGATGTGGCGCACGCCGCTGTCCCAATAGGCGCGTGCGACGGCGTCCACTTCCTCGCGGCTGGCATCCACGCACGTGAGGTGCGCGGCCGCCGGAATGGCCGTTTCCCGCACGATCCGCTGGACGGCGGCATGGGTACGCTCACGGGTCGAGCCGCCGGCGCCGTAGGTAACGGAAACGAAATCGGGGCGGAGCGGCTCCAGCGTACGGACGCTGTCCCACAGCGTCTCCGCCATTTTCTCGGTCTTCGGCGGGAAGAATTCGAAGCTGATCCCGATGTCGCCGGGCAATGATGCATAGAGCGGCTGGGCGTGGGCGATCTCGGCGTTCATGGCAACGCCGCCTTGCGCGCTGCCGGTGCAACCGATGCCCCCTTGCCGATGCGCGGCACATCGGGCGCGATACGCCGCGCGGTCCACACCTTTACCGCCAGTTCCCCGCCGTCCACCGTCGTTCCCCCATCAGCCGCAAACCCGTGACGGGTCAGCATGGCATTCATCTGTTCGTCCCCGAAACCGAGGCGCGCGTGCGCGTGCGTCCGGCGCAGTTCCTCGTTCGCGTGGGCCGCAAGATCGACGATCGCGATCCGCCCGCCGGGGCGACACACCCGGGCCGCTTCGGCCAGCGCATAGTCGGGCTCGGTCGCGTAGTGGAGCACCTGGTGGAACACCACGGTATCGAAGCTGTCCGAAGCGAACGGCAGCGCGGCAAAGTCGCCCTGAACCAGCTCGACCCGGCCGACCGGCAAGCCCTGCAACCGCGCCCGCGCCAGGCGCAGCATCTCCGGGCTGCGGTCCAGCCCGGTAATCCGGCCGGCGCCCGGCTCCAGCAGCTCGGCGATACGGCCCGTGCCGGTGCCGATGTCCAGCACTTCGCCCAGGGAATCCGTTTCCAGGGTAGCGAGAAGCGCCTGTTCGACGGCTTCGGCCGGGGCGAGCAGATCGCGCAAGCGATCCCATTCACCGGCGTGACGTGCGAAATAGTCCGCCGCGCTCTTTTCACGGGAAGCGCGGATGGCGGCGAGGAGATTGCGGTCCTGCGCGCAGATGCGGGCGAATGCTTCGTCCTCCAGCTCCGCGGCGGCGAGCAGGCGTTCGACGGCGCGCGCAGTCTGTTCGCCGGCGCCGTCAGCCTGCCGCAGGAACACCCAGCTCCCCTCGCGGCGGCGTTCGGCCAGGCCGGCATCGCACAGAATGGCGACGTGGCGGGAAACGCGCGGCTGGCTTTGCCCCAGCACATGCGCCAGTTCGCCAACTGCCAGCTCCATCGCGCCGATCAGGCGCATGATGCGTAGCCGCGTCAGATCGCCCAGGGCGCGCAAAGTGGTCTCGATCCCCATTGGCATATAAAGATATCGTTATATGCGAAAGTCAAGCAGGAAGCGCCTCAGGCGCAGCAAGATCGCCTTTGCGCGGGCCAACCGCTCGGCTAGCGCCCCCGCGTGGAACTCGACGATATTCTCATCCGCTATTTCGGCACGGCCTACATTGAAACGCTGACCGCGGCTGCCGAGCACGCGGGGGTGGAGCGCATGCAGGTTGACCTGGGCCTGGAACGCGATCCCGGCAAGCGCTTCGCCATCTGGTCGCTGCTGTACCAGTTCGGCGCCGCGCCCGATCTCGACGCGGTGTTCGCTTCCGCCACCGAGCGGGAGGCCGCCCGCAATTTCATGGACCTGATGGCCGCCGGCGAGGCCGACAGCGGGGACGGCGCATGACGTGGTTCCCCGGCTTCGACGTCGACCGGTTCCTGCGCGAATCCTGGCAGCAAGCGCCGCTGCTGATCCCCAACCCCTGGCCGCGCTGGGAAAACCCGCTGGAGCCCGACGAACTGGCAGGCCTCGCGTGCGAGGAGGATGTGGAATCACGCCTCGTCATCCGGACCGGCGATGGCTGGGCGCTGGAGCACGGGCCTTTCGCGGCCGACCGCTTCGGCGATCTCGGCCGCGAGGCGTGGACCCTGCTGGTCCAGTCGGTGGATCATTTCGTACCCGCGGTCGCCGACCTGCTGCGGCCGTTCCGGTTCGTCCCCAACTGGCGCGTTGACGACGTGATGGTCAGCTATGCCACCGACGGTGGCGGTGTCGGGCCGCATTACGACCAGTATGACGTGTTCCTGGTGCAGGGCCTCGGCAGGCGGCGGTGGCAGGTTGGCGCGCGCTGCGACGGCGGGACGGCGCTCTTGCCGCACGACGACTTGCGCCTGCTGGCGCAGTTCGAGCCGACGCACGAGTGGACGCTCGAGCCCGGCGACATTCTCTATGTCCCGCCCGGCTATGCGCACGACGGCATTGCGGTGGGCGACGATTGCATGACTTATTCGGTCGGCTTCCGCGCGCCGTCCCGCGCCGATCTGATCGCGGACTGGAGCGACCACGCGCTGGAAACGCTGACCGAGGATGACCGCTATACCGACGGTCCGCTGGATCCGAACGCCAACCCCGGCGAGATCGCGCCCGGTGCGCTCGACCGATTGCATGACATGGTGGCCCGCGCGTTGCTGGACCGTGCGGGTTTCGCTCGCTGGTTCGGCGCCTACAGCACATCGCCCAAGCTCCATGCCGCGGAATGGGAACCGGAGGCGCCGCTGTCGCCCCGGGATGTCCGCGCGATGATCGAACGCGCCATTGCGCTGGTCCGCAATCCGGCAAGCCGCTTCGCCTTCGTCCGCCGCGACGGGGGCGAAATCGACCTGTTCGTGGACGGGCGCGCCTATCCGTGCGCCGGACCTGCGGCGGCGTTCGCGGAAATGCTCTGCGCCAGCGAGCAGACCGTGGTTCCGGCGGCGCTGCGGGCCTGCGACGAGATCGTTGACCTGCTGGCCCATCTTGCCAACAGCGGCAGCGTGGCGTTCGACGCGGGGGACTGACGCGCCGGGCTCAGTCCCTCGGCAAGGCCGCCGGGACCGCACGCCACGCGCCGGGCGCAAGGCCATCGACGGACCACGGCCCGATCGCCCAGCGCACCAGCCGCAACGTGGGATGGCCGACCGCGGCCGTCATGCGCCGGACCTGGCGATTGCGCCCTTCCCGGATCGACAGCCGCAGCCAGGTATCGGGCACCGTCATGCGCACCCGGATAGGCGGATCGCGCGGCCATAGGCCGGGGGGATCGATCCGTTGGGCCTCCGCCGGCGCGGTCATTCCGTCCTTGAGCCGCACGCCCCGGCGCAGCGCATCGAGGGCAGCCTGATCCGGCTCCCCCTCCACCTGGACAAGGTAGGTCTTGGCGAGGCGGAAGCGGGGATCGGCGATGCGCGCCTGCATGCGCCCGTCGTCGGTCAGGACCAGCAGCCCCTCGCTGTCGAAATCGAGCCGCCCGGCGGGGTAGACGTTCGGCAGGTCGATGAAAGGGGACAGCGTCGGGCGCGGGCTGGGCGCGCGTGCATCCGTGAACTGCGAGAGCACGCCGTAGGGCTTGTTGAAGAGGATCAGGCGGGTCATGCCGCCGGCCCCGTTATCACCCGGGGGCGCGGAATGCGTTTGCCCTTCGTGCGGCTGGTCAGGTGATAGCGGCCGCATCGGTCGCAGCGGTAATGGCGCAGGGCGATCGCGGCGCCATGCGCGGCCGCGCGGGCTTCGGCTTCGCTGGCGAAGCGCGCCTTGCGGCGGCAGATGCTAAGCCGGGTGCGCATTGGCCGTCACGCGACCTGCCGCTCCAGCCGCTCGCTCGCCTCCATCCAGGCGCTTTCGGCGTCCTCCAGTTCCCGCGCGAATCCGGCCCGCCGCCGCACGAGTTCCCCCGTGTTGACGCCGGCGTGTTTCGCGGATGCCGCGCCGGGATTGGCCAGAGCGTCGTCGATCGACGCGATTTCGGACTGGAGGCGGGCAATGCGCTTTTCCGCCTCGGTCACGCAGCTGCGCGCCTGGCGCGCCGCCTCGCGATCCCGCGCCGTCGACTGGCGATCCTTCTTCGGCTTCGGCGCCTTGCCTTCCCTGGGCTGGTTCCGCCCGAGCACCAGGTCGATGTAATCCTCGATACTGCCGGGATATTCCACCGCCGTGCCGTTATCGACCAGGACCAGCCGGTCCGCGGTCAGCTCCACCATGTGGCGATCGTGGCTGATCAGGATGACGGCGCCTTCGAAATCGTTGAGCGCCTGGACCAGCGCCTCGCGCGCGTCGACGTCGAGGTGGTTTGTCGGTTCGTCCAGGATCAGCAGGTGCGGCGCGTTGCGGGTGATGAGGGCCAGCGCCAGCCGCGCCCGCTCCCCGCCGGAAAGCTTGCCGACCATGGTCGTCGCGCGCGGGCCGGAGAAGCCGAAGCGCCCCAACTGGGCCCGCACCGCGCCCGGCGTCGATCCTTCCATCGCGCGGGTCATGTGCGCCAGCGGGGTGTCGTCGGTGGCGAGTTCTTCCACCTGATACTGCGTGAAATACCCCACCCGCATCTTGCCCGACGCCTGCATCGCGCCCTCCATCGGGGCGAGCTGCGCGGCGAGCAGCCGGGCAAGCGTGGTCTTGCCATTGCCATTTCGGCCGAGGAGCGCGATCCGGTCGTCGGGATCGAGCCGCAGGTTCAG
This region of Tsuneonella aeria genomic DNA includes:
- a CDS encoding homocysteine S-methyltransferase family protein, which produces MTKREQFLAECAKRILINDGGFGTEIQGFGLSEADYAGSLNLAKDQKGNHDILALTRPEVPESIHRAYFEAGADIASVNTFSANRISQADYAAEHLVRDINIASARLARKVADEFEARDGRPRFVAGSVGPTNKTLSLSPDVEDPGYREIDWDTLVDVYREQAEALVEGGADFILIETVFDTLNAKAGIMAVKQLEENSLRHVPIMLSMTLTDLSGRNLSGHTVEAFWYAVRHARPLTIGLNCSFGATQLRPHVKTLAEIADAPIMVYPNAGLPNDLGEYDEQPGETAGFVREWADHGQVNVLGGCCGSGPAHIRAIAEAVKGLAPRQLPTPPVATRLAGLEPFTMAA
- the metH gene encoding methionine synthase produces the protein MRTDTPARPAGSQFVNVGERTNVTGSAAFKKLVMADDYAAAVEVARQQVENGAQVIDVNMDEGLLDAVHAMTTFLKLIAAEPDIARVPVMIDSSKWEVIEAGLKCVSGKPIVNSISMKEGEAAFLDQARKCMDYGAAAVVMAFDETGQADTKERKVAICKRAYDLLTGIGFPPEDIIFDPNVFAVATGIEEHDRYALDFIEAVAELRTLCPHAHYSGGLSNLSFSFRGNETVRRAMHSVFLYHAIPAGLDMAIVNAGQLDIYDQIDPVLRDACEDVILMRTPPEGSGFETATERLIALAESYKGRSKEDDKAAAEWRGWEVTRRIEHALVKGIDGFIVEDTEEARQAFDRPIEVIEGPLMDGMNVVGDLFGSGKMFLPQVVKSARVMKKAVAHLIPFIEAEKEERGLADTSKGRIVMATVKGDVHDIGKNIVGVVLQCNGYEVIDLGVMVPWAKILETANDNQADMIGLSGLITPSLDEMVTVAEEMARAGMTMPLLIGGATTSKVHTALRIDAKYDGPVVHVLDASRAVGVASRLLSDTQRDAFVEETAGEYAKVRQAREGKAQSVLLSLEEARANFYDPAYADKPAVPLHPGVHAFPEWDLADLREFIDWTPFFRAWELHGNYPAILQDDVVGDTARSLKADADAMLDRIVAEKWFTAKGVAGLWPCARDGDDVTIHLVEEERHVVLPFLRQQVKKSRDRANMCLADFIDPSGDWIGGFTVGIHGIEPHSARFRADKDDYSDILLKALADRLAEAFAERLHQHVRTDLWAYSPNEQLTGQALIKEEYRGIRPAPGYPACPDHSLKPILFELLDAERNTGVELTENFAMFPTAAVSGFYFGHPESQYFGVARIGRDQVEDYAQRRGVDVETAARWLRPNLD
- a CDS encoding ArsR/SmtB family transcription factor, coding for MGIETTLRALGDLTRLRIMRLIGAMELAVGELAHVLGQSQPRVSRHVAILCDAGLAERRREGSWVFLRQADGAGEQTARAVERLLAAAELEDEAFARICAQDRNLLAAIRASREKSAADYFARHAGEWDRLRDLLAPAEAVEQALLATLETDSLGEVLDIGTGTGRIAELLEPGAGRITGLDRSPEMLRLARARLQGLPVGRVELVQGDFAALPFASDSFDTVVFHQVLHYATEPDYALAEAARVCRPGGRIAIVDLAAHANEELRRTHAHARLGFGDEQMNAMLTRHGFAADGGTTVDGGELAVKVWTARRIAPDVPRIGKGASVAPAARKAALP
- the metF gene encoding methylenetetrahydrofolate reductase [NAD(P)H], with amino-acid sequence MNAEIAHAQPLYASLPGDIGISFEFFPPKTEKMAETLWDSVRTLEPLRPDFVSVTYGAGGSTRERTHAAVQRIVRETAIPAAAHLTCVDASREEVDAVARAYWDSGVRHIVALRGDASDPGGCYRPHPDGYANAAELIAGLLRIAPFEISVAAYPEKHPDSADERADLDNLKRKFDAGATRAITQFFFEPDCFFRFRDRAAAAGISREIVPGVMPVMSFASVQKMSGLCGTAIPAWMETLFDGLDARPAARQLVAATVAAELCRRLYAGDVRKFHFYTLNRAELSYAICHLLGRRPVGDTA
- a CDS encoding cupin domain-containing protein, whose amino-acid sequence is MTWFPGFDVDRFLRESWQQAPLLIPNPWPRWENPLEPDELAGLACEEDVESRLVIRTGDGWALEHGPFAADRFGDLGREAWTLLVQSVDHFVPAVADLLRPFRFVPNWRVDDVMVSYATDGGGVGPHYDQYDVFLVQGLGRRRWQVGARCDGGTALLPHDDLRLLAQFEPTHEWTLEPGDILYVPPGYAHDGIAVGDDCMTYSVGFRAPSRADLIADWSDHALETLTEDDRYTDGPLDPNANPGEIAPGALDRLHDMVARALLDRAGFARWFGAYSTSPKLHAAEWEPEAPLSPRDVRAMIERAIALVRNPASRFAFVRRDGGEIDLFVDGRAYPCAGPAAAFAEMLCASEQTVVPAALRACDEIVDLLAHLANSGSVAFDAGD
- a CDS encoding pseudouridine synthase yields the protein MTRLILFNKPYGVLSQFTDARAPSPRPTLSPFIDLPNVYPAGRLDFDSEGLLVLTDDGRMQARIADPRFRLAKTYLVQVEGEPDQAALDALRRGVRLKDGMTAPAEAQRIDPPGLWPRDPPIRVRMTVPDTWLRLSIREGRNRQVRRMTAAVGHPTLRLVRWAIGPWSVDGLAPGAWRAVPAALPRD